One stretch of Prunus persica cultivar Lovell chromosome G1, Prunus_persica_NCBIv2, whole genome shotgun sequence DNA includes these proteins:
- the LOC18791146 gene encoding uncharacterized protein LOC18791146 — protein MKDQDQQPANLFPKLFNLLSYFLLFVYGTLTLGIILTYFTDFSFSQQLAQFPFSATQPKPRIRGLKEYIKPPKVFHNMNDTELLWRASMTPRISEYPFHRVPKVTFMFMTRGPVVLAPLWEKFFKGHRGLYSIYVHSKPSYNASSHPESPVFHGRRIPSQEVEWGRVSQIEAERRLLANALLDIANQRVVLLSESCIPLYNFYTVYSYLIHSNETFVEVYDDPSVDGRDRYYFIDYPGITLDQWSKGSQWFEIDRDLAIEVVSDRIYFPLFLRCKGECFAEEHYLPTFVHMKFAANSAYRSLTWADWTKGGAHPTEYPSTNVTFELLNSLRNGYGRRCEYNGRSSDVCFLFARKFPPTTLDGLLRIAPNIMHFSNA, from the exons ATGAAGGATCAAGATCAACAACCGGCGAACTTGTTTCCAAAACTTTTCAATCTCCTTTCTTATTTCCTGCTCTTTGTCTACGGAACTTTAACCCTTGGAATTATACTTACCTATTTCACAGACTTTTCATTTAGTCAACAATTAGCCCAATTCCCCTTCTCAG CCACACAGCCCAAACCTCGCATACGAGGATTAAAGGAATACATAAAGCCGCCAAAGGTTTTTCACAACATGAACGATACAGAGTTGCTATGGAGAGCTTCCATGACTCCTAGGATTTCTGAATATCCATTCCATCGGGTTCCCAAGGTTACTTTTATGTTCATGACAAGGGGACCTGTTGTTTTGGCCCCGTTATGGGAGAAGTTCTTCAAAGGGCATAGAGGCTTGTACTCAATCTATGTGCACTCAAAACCATCCTACAATGCATCATCACACCCTGAAAGTCCAGTTTTTCATGGCCGGAGAATTCCTAGTCAG GAAGTAGAATGGGGAAGGGTGAGCCAGATTGAGGCTGAGCGCCGCCTGTTGGCGAATGCTCTTCTTGACATCGCAAACCAACGTGTTGTTCTGCTCTCAGAATCATGCATCCCCCTCTACAACTTCTACACTGTCTACTCTTACCTCATACACTCCAACGAAACTTTCGTGGAGGTTTATGATGATCCAAGCGTAGACGGACGTGACCgatattatttcattgactACCCAGGAATCACATTGGATCAATGGAGCAAAGGGTCACAGTGGTTTGAAATTGATAGAGACCTTGCCATTGAAGTTGTCTCCGATCGAATATACTTCCCACTTTTCCTCAGATGCAAAGGCGAATGCTTTGCAGAAGAACATTATTTACCAACATTTGTGCACATGAAATTTGCAGCAAACAGTGCCTACAGGTCTTTGACCTGGGCTGACTGGACCAAGGGTGGCGCGCACCCTACCGAGTACCCGAGCACAAATGTCACATTTGAGCTTTTGAATAGCCTGAGAAATGGTTATGGTCGGAGATGTGAATATAATGGAAGGAGCTCAGATGTCTGTTTCCTATTCGCCAGGAAGTTCCCGCCTACAACATTGGATGGCCTTCTGAGAATTGCACCAAATATCATGCACTTCAGCAACGCATAG